One Mucilaginibacter ginkgonis genomic region harbors:
- a CDS encoding sigma-54-dependent transcriptional regulator, with the protein MKKILIVDDEVSVGLLLSKFLTRNGFEVAAATSGASGMEYLQQGNFDLVLCDFRLEDTDGREMLKNIKSQYPQTGVIIITGYSDIKMAVELIKMGAYDYITKPLYPDEILNTINKAIETHHALFEEPQQQPAAVRPSKSDADKPDLLGSEFVVGKSKASRELLKQIELVAPTNYSVIILGESGTGKESVAKSIHLNSPRRDEPFIAMDCGSLTKELAQSEFFGHEKGSFTGALYTKIGHFEMANGGTLFLDEVGNLSYDIQAALLRTVQERKVKRIGSTKEINLDVRIIVATNENLTEGIQKGKFREDLYHRFNEFSIFMPPLRDRESDIMLLAEHFLRISNQELGRDVMGFSDDVVECFMNYRWPGNIREMKNVIRRAALLTEGDMVQVKALPLDISTYTKSVVAERAVVEETASVNRSDLKNAALEAEYDTILRVLREVNFNKSKAAEILNIDRKTLYNKMKAINLGK; encoded by the coding sequence ATGAAGAAGATCCTCATCGTAGATGATGAAGTAAGTGTTGGATTGCTGCTTTCTAAATTCCTTACCAGAAATGGTTTCGAGGTTGCGGCGGCTACCAGCGGCGCCAGCGGCATGGAGTATTTGCAGCAGGGTAACTTTGATCTTGTTCTGTGCGATTTCAGGCTGGAAGATACAGACGGGCGCGAGATGCTTAAAAACATTAAATCGCAATACCCGCAAACTGGGGTAATTATCATCACCGGGTATTCTGATATCAAAATGGCGGTCGAGCTCATAAAAATGGGTGCTTACGATTACATCACAAAGCCATTATACCCCGATGAGATCCTTAATACCATTAACAAAGCGATAGAAACCCACCATGCCTTGTTTGAAGAACCGCAGCAGCAGCCCGCGGCAGTACGGCCATCTAAAAGCGATGCAGATAAACCCGATCTTTTAGGATCTGAGTTTGTGGTTGGCAAAAGCAAAGCATCAAGGGAGTTGCTTAAACAAATAGAGCTGGTTGCTCCAACTAATTACAGCGTAATTATCCTGGGCGAAAGCGGTACGGGTAAAGAGTCGGTAGCGAAAAGTATACACCTTAACAGCCCGCGCCGCGATGAGCCTTTCATAGCGATGGATTGCGGCTCGCTCACTAAAGAGCTTGCTCAAAGCGAGTTCTTTGGCCACGAAAAGGGCTCATTTACAGGCGCTTTGTATACTAAAATTGGCCATTTCGAGATGGCTAACGGCGGCACGCTGTTCCTGGATGAGGTAGGCAACCTGTCTTACGATATCCAGGCAGCTTTACTTCGTACCGTGCAGGAGCGCAAGGTAAAACGCATTGGCAGTACCAAGGAGATAAATCTTGATGTGCGCATTATCGTTGCCACTAATGAAAACCTTACTGAAGGCATCCAAAAAGGTAAATTCAGGGAAGATTTGTACCACCGGTTTAACGAGTTCTCTATTTTTATGCCACCGCTTAGAGATCGCGAAAGCGACATTATGTTGCTGGCGGAGCACTTCTTACGCATATCGAACCAAGAGTTAGGGCGTGATGTAATGGGTTTTTCTGACGATGTGGTAGAATGCTTTATGAATTATCGCTGGCCGGGCAACATTCGTGAAATGAAGAATGTGATCCGCCGCGCCGCATTACTCACAGAGGGCGATATGGTACAGGTAAAAGCCTTACCGCTTGATATATCTACCTACACCAAGTCTGTAGTGGCCGAGCGTGCCGTTGTTGAAGAAACCGCATCTGTTAACCGCAGCGATCTTAAAAATGCCGCGCTCGAGGCAGAATATGACACGATTTTACGCGTGCTGCGCGAAGTGAACTTTAATAAATCTAAAGCGGCAGAAATATTAAACATCGACCGTAAAACGCTTTATAATAAAATGAAGGCTATAAACCTGGGTAAATAA
- a CDS encoding enoyl-CoA hydratase/isomerase family protein, which produces MGTSEPQFLSKAMSYQNILVETNDRVCVITINREAKLNALNKDTLAELHTAFEAAFADAQVGGIILTGAGKKAFVAGADISELTELNTYSATAMATGVHDDVMNLIENGPKPVIAAINGYALGGGLELAMAAHIRIAADNAKVGLPEVTLGLIPGYGGTQRLTALVGKGKALEMILTADAIDAPTAQTIGLVNQVVPADELLPKSEEILRKILSRAPLAVANAITAINAAGTTDGYATEISGFAGCFNTTDTREGIAAFLEKRKPVFTGK; this is translated from the coding sequence TTGGGTACGTCAGAACCGCAATTTTTAAGCAAAGCCATGAGCTACCAGAATATACTTGTTGAAACTAACGATCGCGTTTGCGTAATCACCATTAATCGAGAAGCAAAACTAAACGCCTTAAATAAAGATACACTCGCAGAATTGCACACCGCTTTTGAAGCAGCGTTCGCAGATGCGCAGGTTGGCGGAATCATCCTGACAGGCGCAGGCAAAAAAGCTTTTGTTGCAGGCGCAGACATCAGCGAACTTACCGAGCTAAATACATACAGCGCCACCGCCATGGCTACCGGCGTGCATGATGATGTGATGAACCTGATAGAGAATGGCCCCAAGCCCGTAATTGCAGCCATTAACGGTTATGCCTTGGGGGGAGGTTTGGAACTGGCAATGGCCGCGCACATCCGCATTGCTGCTGATAATGCCAAAGTGGGCTTACCCGAAGTCACACTGGGGCTTATTCCCGGCTATGGCGGCACACAGCGATTAACGGCATTGGTTGGCAAAGGCAAAGCGCTGGAAATGATCCTGACTGCCGATGCCATCGACGCGCCGACAGCGCAAACTATAGGTTTGGTAAACCAGGTTGTGCCTGCCGATGAATTGCTGCCTAAAAGTGAAGAAATACTGCGTAAGATATTGTCACGCGCGCCCTTAGCTGTCGCGAATGCGATAACTGCCATTAACGCCGCCGGAACTACAGATGGCTACGCTACAGAAATTTCGGGCTTTGCAGGCTGCTTTAATACAACGGACACACGAGAAGGCATAGCCGCTTTCTTAGAAAAGCGCAAACCGGTTTTTACAGGGAAATAA
- a CDS encoding cobalamin B12-binding domain-containing protein → MSEHQFNRPIRVLVAKVGLDGHDRGARVIATTLRDAGMEVIYTGLRQTPEMVVNTALQEDVDAIGISILSGAHMTVFPKIIKLMKEKQLDDVLLTGGGIIPDDDAAKLNDMGVGRLFPPGTTTTSIIDYITSWVRQNRNF, encoded by the coding sequence ATGAGTGAACACCAATTTAACCGTCCTATACGGGTTTTAGTAGCTAAAGTAGGCCTTGACGGTCATGACCGCGGGGCACGTGTTATTGCCACCACGCTTCGCGACGCAGGTATGGAAGTGATCTACACCGGCTTGCGCCAGACACCCGAGATGGTGGTAAATACTGCTTTACAGGAAGATGTGGACGCCATTGGCATCTCCATTCTTTCTGGCGCGCACATGACTGTTTTTCCAAAGATCATTAAGCTGATGAAGGAGAAGCAACTGGATGATGTGCTGCTAACAGGCGGTGGCATCATCCCGGATGATGATGCGGCAAAGCTAAACGACATGGGCGTGGGCCGGTTATTTCCCCCGGGCACAACCACCACCAGTATAATAGATTACATTACCAGTTGGGTACGTCAGAACCGCAATTTTTAA
- the lspA gene encoding signal peptidase II has product MRARKVLRSVLIIALIAVNIGCDQVSKSIIRDRVSIDTNLRYLNGHFLITRAENTGAFLSLGDNTTGPLRIVFLSLIPALLLIFSISYLIRNKNVPAVTLIGICFIVGGGIGNIFDRIVHGSVTDFLYLDYHPFHTGIFNLADVSITVGALLILIGINLKNPPRFLAGRKQETVTADSLSE; this is encoded by the coding sequence ATGCGAGCTAGAAAAGTGTTACGAAGCGTCCTCATCATTGCGCTTATTGCAGTAAACATCGGCTGCGACCAGGTGTCTAAAAGCATCATCCGCGACCGGGTATCTATTGACACCAACCTGCGTTATCTTAACGGGCACTTTTTAATTACCCGTGCCGAAAATACCGGCGCCTTTTTGAGCCTTGGCGACAACACCACCGGCCCTTTGCGGATAGTGTTTCTGTCGCTTATACCCGCCTTGCTGCTTATATTCAGCATCAGCTACCTCATCAGGAATAAAAACGTACCGGCTGTTACACTGATCGGTATCTGTTTTATAGTAGGCGGTGGCATCGGCAATATTTTCGACAGGATAGTGCACGGTTCGGTAACAGATTTTCTATACCTCGATTATCATCCCTTCCATACGGGCATTTTTAATCTGGCCGATGTTTCCATCACGGTGGGCGCGCTACTTATCCTCATAGGCATCAATTTGAAGAACCCGCCGAGGTTTCTGGCAGGCCGTAAACAAGAAACGGTTACAGCAGATAGTTTAAGCGAATAA
- a CDS encoding lysozyme family protein, translated as MEFDPENHVNKLCAQGMLLEGEGKPEEAAKLFTRAWNEATNDREKFTAAHYVARHQNTVADKLYWDTTALQFAQRIDSPEVKAVLPSLYLNIAKGHEDLADFNNARKNYDLALAHAQFLPADGYGDMIRSGITRGLTRVKDATR; from the coding sequence ATGGAATTCGACCCGGAAAATCACGTAAATAAACTTTGCGCTCAGGGAATGCTGCTGGAAGGCGAAGGCAAGCCGGAAGAAGCTGCAAAACTTTTTACCCGGGCGTGGAACGAAGCAACAAATGACCGCGAGAAATTTACTGCGGCACATTACGTTGCCAGGCATCAAAACACAGTAGCCGATAAATTGTACTGGGATACAACAGCTTTGCAATTTGCACAACGCATAGACAGTCCCGAGGTTAAGGCAGTGTTACCGTCACTGTATCTTAACATCGCGAAGGGTCACGAAGACCTTGCTGATTTCAATAACGCGCGCAAAAATTATGATCTTGCTTTAGCGCATGCACAATTTTTACCTGCCGACGGTTACGGCGACATGATACGGTCCGGTATAACCCGCGGGTTAACGCGCGTGAAGGATGCGACACGCTAA
- a CDS encoding biliverdin-producing heme oxygenase, whose amino-acid sequence MLSDNLKEQTLANHQQLEKLLVGKIKSVATEQDYINLLQLFYGYFGGLEKVIDQYIGKDQLPDYNHRRKTDAIADDIASLGGTPVQEATGADLPLIDDTAKAFGALYVIEGSTLGGSIISKMISSKLGLQNGLSFFNGYGEASHKMWGIFKAALNNLPENDGQEIIRSANDTFAGFDAWIKKSVA is encoded by the coding sequence ATGTTAAGCGATAATCTCAAAGAACAAACCTTAGCTAATCACCAGCAATTAGAAAAATTACTTGTCGGCAAAATTAAATCCGTCGCCACAGAACAAGATTACATTAACCTGCTGCAACTGTTCTATGGTTATTTTGGCGGATTAGAGAAGGTGATAGATCAATACATTGGAAAAGACCAATTACCAGATTACAATCATCGCCGTAAAACTGATGCAATTGCTGATGATATCGCCAGCCTTGGCGGTACGCCTGTACAAGAAGCTACCGGTGCCGACCTGCCACTGATCGACGATACTGCAAAGGCATTCGGCGCGTTATACGTAATAGAAGGTTCAACACTTGGTGGAAGCATCATCAGTAAAATGATATCGAGTAAGTTGGGCTTGCAGAACGGTTTGTCTTTCTTTAACGGGTACGGCGAAGCCAGTCACAAAATGTGGGGCATTTTCAAAGCGGCGCTGAACAACCTGCCTGAAAACGATGGACAAGAGATCATCCGGTCTGCCAACGATACCTTTGCAGGGTTTGATGCATGGATTAAAAAGTCGGTTGCCTGA